Proteins from a single region of Haloterrigena alkaliphila:
- a CDS encoding metallophosphoesterase family protein — protein MTRIAIVSDTHVPTRERALPAWVVAEIEAADHTIHAGDFESFGSYERIVDLADGDLTAVRGNVDPATLDVPLTATVEVDGVTFVVTHGDGSSGEWRERVVETAREETAANAEPTLVAVAGHTHQVVDTTVDIDDHRSAGDRGGGVDRVRVLNPGSATGAAPTTYETMFVATVRDGTLEVEHRTE, from the coding sequence ATGACCCGTATCGCGATCGTCTCCGATACGCACGTGCCCACTCGAGAGCGCGCGCTCCCGGCGTGGGTCGTCGCCGAGATCGAAGCGGCCGACCACACCATCCACGCCGGCGACTTCGAGTCGTTCGGGAGTTACGAGCGGATCGTCGACCTCGCCGACGGCGACCTGACGGCCGTTCGGGGCAACGTGGATCCGGCGACGCTCGACGTCCCGCTGACCGCCACGGTCGAGGTCGACGGCGTGACGTTCGTCGTCACTCACGGCGACGGCTCGTCCGGCGAGTGGCGCGAACGGGTCGTCGAGACGGCTCGCGAGGAAACGGCGGCGAACGCGGAACCGACGCTGGTCGCCGTCGCCGGCCACACTCACCAGGTGGTCGACACGACCGTCGACATCGACGACCATCGCTCGGCCGGCGACCGGGGAGGGGGTGTCGATCGCGTCCGCGTGCTCAATCCGGGCAGCGCCACCGGTGCCGCTCCCACGACCTACGAGACGATGTTCGTCGCCACCGTCCGCGACGGAACGCTCGAGGTCGAGCATCGAACCGAGTAG
- the engB gene encoding GTP-binding protein EngB, whose amino-acid sequence MFDTRPDRDAEVALVGRSNVGKSTLMRELTGHSFDTGGKPGVTRQPNHYDWAAEDFVVTDLPGFGFMSGVDEDYREEIKTNIVRYLEEYAENVLVGILVVDGKSVIDIIDRHSGPDEIPYDVEMFHFLRDLDIPTVVAVNKMDKVDDRDERLNDLCDRLGLLPPWKQWQETIAPITAKNGQVSSLNEAVRTHLHEQNRDDLFKFF is encoded by the coding sequence ATGTTCGACACGCGACCCGACCGCGACGCCGAGGTGGCGCTCGTCGGTCGCTCGAACGTGGGCAAGTCGACGCTCATGCGCGAGCTCACCGGCCACAGCTTCGACACCGGCGGGAAACCCGGCGTCACGCGCCAGCCCAACCACTACGACTGGGCCGCCGAGGACTTCGTCGTCACCGACCTCCCCGGCTTCGGCTTCATGAGCGGCGTCGACGAGGACTACCGCGAGGAGATCAAGACGAACATCGTCCGCTACCTCGAGGAGTACGCCGAGAACGTCCTCGTCGGGATCCTGGTCGTCGACGGCAAGAGCGTCATCGACATCATCGACCGCCACTCGGGTCCCGACGAGATTCCCTACGACGTCGAGATGTTCCACTTCCTCCGGGACCTCGACATCCCCACCGTCGTCGCCGTCAACAAGATGGACAAGGTCGACGACCGCGACGAGCGTCTGAACGACCTCTGCGACCGCCTCGGCCTGCTCCCGCCGTGGAAACAGTGGCAGGAAACGATCGCCCCGATCACCGCCAAGAACGGCCAGGTCAGCAGTCTCAACGAAGCCGTCCGCACGCACCTGCACGAGCAGAATCGCGACGATCTGTTTAAATTCTTCTAG
- a CDS encoding hydantoinase/oxoprolinase family protein, producing the protein MNDSNGHDANSNATTVNATTELHGNELRTDGGRLASDGATRIGVDVGGTFTDVALSVDDDLVTAKVPSTDPQHVGVLDGLRKACDDAGIDPAEIDEFAHAMTVSVNALLERGGARTALVTTEGFRDVLEIGRQDRPDLYDLEAEKPEPLVPRELRFEVDERTTGAGLERPVDEAEIRDLAATLRERDVEAVAICLLHAYADPANERVVAETLREELDVPISASHEVLAEFREFERTSTTAVDAYVRPAIDDYVGRLVDEAEAAGIPAPRIMQANGGIADPETVREHAVTTTLSGPAAGVVGAAATVDDADLAGLVTFDMGGTSSDVSLVRDGGAERTTDAEIDGLPIRTPMVDVNTVGAGGGSIAWVDAGGALRVGPESSGADPGPACYGRGGTDPTVTDANVVLGYIGPETALGGEMTLDVDAAREALERLADEAGLDGALEAAQGVYRVANATMTRTIRSVTVERGHDPREFALVAFGGAGPMHAASLAGSLEVDRVVVPRPGGVLSAFGLLAADESYDAVRTVGVDLAEAAPADLEAVYDDLVADVLADASDRDAARVERAADCRYAGQSFELTVPADESFDPAAVAERFHDAHERAYGYAMDESIEVVNLRATATIPGTEPSIRHEGADESAARLGTRDAYFPETGSEPLETTVYDRDRLPSGATVDGPAILEQAESTTVVPPAWAGEILADGTLAMTRDPDSQEGDR; encoded by the coding sequence ATGAACGATTCAAACGGACACGACGCGAATTCGAACGCGACCACCGTGAACGCGACTACCGAACTGCACGGCAACGAACTGCGAACCGACGGCGGCCGGCTCGCGTCCGACGGCGCCACCCGGATCGGCGTCGACGTCGGCGGCACGTTCACCGACGTCGCCCTCTCCGTCGACGACGACCTCGTCACCGCGAAAGTGCCGAGCACCGATCCGCAGCACGTCGGCGTCCTCGACGGCCTCCGGAAGGCCTGCGACGACGCGGGAATCGACCCCGCGGAGATCGACGAGTTCGCGCACGCGATGACCGTCTCGGTCAACGCCCTGCTCGAGCGCGGCGGGGCGCGGACGGCGCTGGTGACGACCGAGGGGTTCCGGGACGTCCTCGAGATCGGCCGGCAGGACCGGCCCGATCTGTACGACCTCGAGGCCGAGAAACCCGAGCCGCTGGTCCCCCGCGAGTTGCGCTTCGAGGTCGACGAGCGGACGACGGGCGCGGGCCTCGAGCGGCCGGTCGACGAAGCCGAGATCCGCGACCTCGCGGCCACGCTGCGCGAGCGCGACGTCGAAGCGGTCGCGATCTGTCTGCTCCACGCCTACGCCGACCCCGCAAACGAGCGCGTCGTCGCCGAGACGCTGCGCGAGGAACTCGACGTGCCGATCTCGGCCTCCCACGAGGTGCTCGCGGAGTTCCGCGAGTTCGAGCGCACGTCGACGACGGCGGTCGACGCGTACGTTCGCCCGGCGATCGACGACTACGTCGGTCGGCTGGTCGACGAGGCCGAGGCGGCGGGGATTCCGGCGCCGCGGATCATGCAGGCCAACGGCGGCATCGCCGACCCGGAGACGGTCCGCGAACACGCTGTGACGACGACGCTGTCAGGTCCTGCGGCGGGCGTCGTCGGCGCGGCCGCGACCGTGGACGACGCCGACCTCGCCGGGCTCGTCACCTTCGACATGGGCGGGACCTCGAGCGACGTGAGCCTCGTCCGTGACGGCGGGGCGGAGCGGACGACCGACGCAGAGATCGACGGCCTGCCGATCCGGACCCCGATGGTCGACGTGAACACCGTCGGCGCGGGCGGCGGCTCGATCGCCTGGGTCGACGCCGGTGGCGCGCTCCGGGTCGGCCCCGAATCGTCGGGCGCCGATCCCGGTCCCGCCTGCTACGGCCGCGGCGGCACCGATCCCACCGTCACCGACGCGAACGTCGTTCTGGGCTACATCGGCCCCGAGACCGCGCTGGGCGGCGAGATGACGCTGGACGTCGACGCCGCCCGCGAGGCCCTCGAGCGACTCGCCGACGAGGCCGGTCTCGACGGGGCGCTCGAGGCAGCGCAGGGGGTCTACCGCGTGGCGAACGCGACGATGACGCGGACGATCCGCTCGGTGACGGTCGAGCGGGGCCACGACCCCCGCGAGTTCGCCCTGGTGGCCTTCGGCGGCGCGGGCCCGATGCACGCCGCGTCGCTGGCCGGCTCGCTCGAGGTCGACCGCGTCGTCGTTCCGCGGCCGGGCGGCGTGCTCTCGGCCTTCGGCCTGCTCGCGGCCGACGAGAGCTACGACGCCGTCCGCACCGTCGGCGTCGATCTCGCGGAGGCGGCGCCAGCGGACCTCGAGGCCGTCTACGACGACCTCGTCGCGGACGTGCTCGCGGACGCCTCCGACCGGGACGCGGCGCGCGTCGAGCGCGCGGCCGACTGTCGCTACGCGGGCCAGAGCTTCGAGTTGACCGTTCCCGCCGACGAATCGTTCGACCCGGCGGCGGTCGCGGAGCGCTTCCACGACGCCCACGAGCGTGCCTACGGCTACGCGATGGACGAATCGATCGAGGTCGTCAACCTCCGGGCGACGGCGACCATCCCGGGGACCGAACCGAGCATCCGCCACGAAGGGGCCGACGAGAGCGCGGCCCGTCTCGGGACGCGGGACGCCTACTTCCCCGAGACCGGTTCCGAGCCGCTCGAGACGACCGTCTACGACCGGGACCGACTGCCGTCGGGAGCCACGGTCGACGGGCCGGCGATCCTCGAGCAGGCTGAAAGCACCACCGTCGTCCCGCCGGCGTGGGCGGGCGAGATCCTCGCGGACGGAACGCTCGCGATGACGCGAGACCCCGACAGTCAGGAGGGAGACCGATGA
- a CDS encoding Nramp family divalent metal transporter, whose translation MGVVDRLKSIGPGALVAAAFVGPGTVTTASVIGAEYAYLLVWTIAFSILATMVLQEMSARLGLITNEGLGEAFRNEFSNPIARGVTITLVVSAIGIGTAAFQTGNIVGGAAGLATITGVSENVWGPIMGLVAAGLLWTGSYKLIERVFIGLVIVMGLAFVLNAIIVRPDLAALGGGLVPTIPEGSAYLIAGLIGTTVVGYNLFLHASTVQERWDDADDLAACRTDTIAMVAVGGLITTAIVVTAAAVFPEGTQIADVGEMADQLEPVFGGYALTFFAIGLFAAGFTSAMSAPLAGAYATAGALGWERDLTSTRFRAIWLTILGVGIVFSALDYNPVEVIVFAQVANGLLLPILAVFLIYAMNNDDLLGEYTNSPLQNVLGGLVTLVVVGIGLRTLYDVLLL comes from the coding sequence ATGGGTGTTGTAGACCGACTCAAGTCGATCGGACCGGGCGCACTGGTCGCGGCGGCGTTCGTCGGACCGGGGACCGTCACGACCGCGAGCGTCATCGGCGCGGAGTACGCCTACCTGCTCGTGTGGACGATCGCGTTCTCGATTCTGGCGACGATGGTGCTCCAGGAGATGAGCGCGCGACTCGGCCTGATCACGAACGAGGGACTGGGTGAAGCGTTTCGAAACGAGTTCTCGAACCCGATCGCGAGGGGCGTTACGATCACGCTCGTCGTGAGCGCGATCGGTATCGGCACCGCGGCGTTCCAGACGGGCAACATCGTCGGCGGCGCCGCCGGACTGGCGACGATCACCGGCGTCAGCGAGAACGTCTGGGGGCCGATCATGGGGCTGGTCGCCGCCGGCCTGCTGTGGACGGGGAGCTACAAGCTGATCGAGCGGGTCTTCATCGGCCTCGTCATCGTCATGGGGCTGGCGTTCGTGCTCAACGCGATCATCGTCCGGCCCGATCTCGCCGCGCTCGGCGGCGGCCTCGTGCCGACGATCCCGGAGGGGTCGGCGTACCTGATCGCCGGCCTCATCGGGACCACCGTCGTCGGCTACAACCTGTTCCTGCACGCGAGCACCGTTCAGGAGCGCTGGGACGACGCCGACGACCTCGCGGCGTGTCGCACCGACACGATCGCGATGGTCGCCGTCGGCGGCCTCATCACCACCGCGATCGTCGTCACCGCAGCCGCGGTGTTCCCCGAGGGGACCCAGATCGCCGACGTCGGCGAGATGGCCGACCAGCTCGAGCCCGTCTTCGGCGGCTACGCGCTGACGTTCTTCGCGATCGGCCTCTTCGCGGCGGGCTTTACGAGTGCGATGAGCGCGCCGCTGGCCGGCGCCTACGCCACCGCCGGCGCGCTGGGCTGGGAGCGCGACCTGACGTCGACCCGATTCCGGGCGATCTGGCTGACGATCCTCGGCGTCGGCATCGTCTTCTCCGCGCTGGACTACAACCCCGTCGAGGTCATCGTCTTCGCGCAGGTCGCCAACGGCCTCCTGTTGCCGATTCTGGCGGTCTTCCTCATCTACGCGATGAACAACGACGACCTGCTGGGCGAGTACACGAACAGCCCCCTCCAGAACGTGCTGGGCGGCCTCGTCACGCTCGTCGTCGTCGGTATCGGCCTCCGAACGCTCTACGACGTGTTACTTCTCTGA
- a CDS encoding ribbon-helix-helix protein, CopG family, producing MTERVTVSLDEDSSAALETLLAETETGQSEVVRRALTFYAANFEAASGRPSDNLEQYYQMLTSGEHVLLDVDFLHAFLEHCYGGGDPDPEFVAAADRVSDYHAREYAGRFERVGELLEWLSFCGFLEVRREEGDVYHIVFPSEAIRWFMTRFIERSTVDMPTEIEIDRGVSKVIVTERPD from the coding sequence ATGACCGAACGCGTTACCGTATCGCTGGACGAGGACTCGAGCGCGGCCCTCGAGACGCTGCTGGCCGAGACGGAGACGGGACAAAGCGAGGTCGTCCGGCGGGCGCTGACGTTCTACGCGGCGAACTTCGAGGCCGCGAGCGGCCGGCCCAGCGACAACTTAGAACAGTACTACCAGATGCTGACGTCGGGCGAGCACGTCCTGCTGGACGTCGATTTCCTCCACGCCTTCCTCGAGCACTGCTACGGCGGCGGCGATCCCGACCCAGAGTTCGTCGCGGCGGCCGATCGCGTCTCCGACTACCACGCCCGCGAGTACGCCGGGCGGTTCGAGCGCGTCGGCGAGTTGCTCGAGTGGCTCTCGTTCTGCGGCTTCCTCGAGGTGCGCCGGGAGGAAGGGGACGTATACCATATCGTCTTCCCCTCGGAGGCTATCCGCTGGTTCATGACCCGATTCATCGAGCGGAGCACCGTCGACATGCCCACCGAGATCGAGATCGACCGGGGCGTCTCGAAGGTGATCGTCACCGAGCGCCCGGACTGA
- a CDS encoding NUDIX domain-containing protein: protein MCADTDADADTDDSNHVVTALLRHRGDVLLLRRGDAVGTYRGQWGGVSGFAEGQPDEQVRAEIREETGLEPDEDISIVRSGRPVEFEDPDLGRDWVVHSYLFDADSREIELSEEHDEYEWVSPTAMLDLESGLDAVDALEAEAEAEIGETVPELWTAYERVAPTVRSIAADDEHGAAYLSIRALEVLRDRAGVIVAERADFGAAPADEWDELAELARRLLEARPSMAVLRNRVNRTMAEATDSVADGDPAAGAPAVLESALSNLERALGADADAAATAGERIDGAVATLSRSGTVLEALRGGDPSRVFVAESRPAREGIDVAEEFAADDAVDCPVAVHTDAAAAHVLSSEDVDRVVVGADTVLPDGSVVNKTGTRALVLAATREGVPVTVVAATDKISTREEVNLESGDRSAVYDGPASLDVVNPTFDVTPADCVDELVTERGALESADVSDVVEELRELEGWREMF from the coding sequence ATGTGCGCCGATACCGATGCCGACGCCGACACCGACGATTCGAACCACGTCGTCACCGCTTTGCTCCGTCATCGCGGCGACGTTCTGCTGTTGCGCCGCGGCGACGCCGTCGGGACCTATCGGGGCCAGTGGGGCGGGGTTTCGGGGTTCGCGGAAGGGCAACCCGACGAGCAGGTTCGCGCCGAGATCCGCGAGGAGACGGGTCTCGAGCCGGACGAGGACATCTCGATCGTCCGCTCGGGGCGCCCGGTCGAGTTCGAGGACCCCGACCTCGGGCGTGACTGGGTCGTGCATTCGTACCTGTTCGACGCCGACTCCCGCGAGATCGAACTGAGCGAAGAACACGACGAGTACGAGTGGGTCTCGCCGACCGCGATGCTCGACCTCGAGTCCGGACTCGACGCGGTCGACGCGCTCGAGGCCGAGGCCGAAGCCGAAATCGGCGAGACGGTGCCCGAACTGTGGACCGCTTACGAGCGGGTCGCGCCGACCGTCCGCTCGATCGCGGCCGACGACGAGCACGGCGCTGCGTATCTGTCGATCCGGGCGCTCGAGGTGCTGCGCGACCGTGCGGGCGTGATCGTCGCGGAGAGAGCTGATTTCGGCGCGGCCCCCGCGGACGAGTGGGACGAACTCGCCGAACTCGCCCGTCGACTGCTCGAGGCCCGGCCGTCGATGGCCGTCCTTCGGAATCGAGTCAACCGGACGATGGCCGAGGCGACGGATTCCGTCGCAGACGGCGACCCCGCTGCCGGGGCGCCGGCCGTCCTCGAGTCCGCGCTGTCGAACCTCGAGCGCGCGCTGGGGGCCGACGCGGACGCCGCGGCCACCGCCGGTGAGCGCATCGACGGCGCCGTTGCAACGCTCTCGCGGTCCGGGACCGTCCTCGAGGCGCTTCGCGGCGGCGACCCCTCACGCGTGTTCGTCGCGGAGTCGCGCCCGGCGCGCGAGGGGATCGACGTGGCCGAGGAATTCGCGGCGGACGACGCCGTCGACTGCCCCGTGGCGGTCCACACCGACGCGGCCGCGGCGCACGTGCTCTCGAGCGAGGACGTCGACCGGGTCGTCGTCGGCGCCGATACGGTGCTGCCCGACGGTTCCGTGGTGAACAAGACCGGTACCCGCGCACTGGTGCTCGCCGCCACTCGCGAGGGCGTTCCTGTGACGGTCGTGGCCGCCACCGACAAGATCTCGACCCGCGAGGAGGTAAATCTCGAGTCCGGCGATCGCTCGGCGGTCTACGACGGCCCGGCGTCGCTCGACGTGGTGAACCCGACGTTCGACGTGACGCCCGCAGACTGCGTCGATGAACTGGTGACCGAGCGCGGGGCGCTCGAGTCCGCGGACGTGAGTGACGTCGTCGAGGAGTTGCGGGAACTCGAGGGCTGGCGCGAGATGTTCTAG
- a CDS encoding TIGR00341 family protein, translating to MRLVQLTVPTGKRETILEALDDREIDYVLTDEESNRGYTAVVYFPLPNAAVEPVLDELQDAGVDEDAYTVVVDAETVVSRRFETLKEEYENGDVETDRISRQELQSEADSLTPTFAVYSIMTVISAVVATAGLFLDSPAVVVGSMVIAPLIGPALGLSVGSVIDDEELFRESLYYQILGILLAIAAAAVFAWTVRMTNIVPPGLNLSEVGEISERLAPDLLSLAIALGAGVAGIISIATGTAVALVGVMIAAALIPPAAAAGIAIAWGQPSAAIGSTALVFVNVLSVNLAGLVTLWWAGYRPENLFSLGETEQRVRRRVLGLAVIVLVFAVFLGAISYSSYTVSTFEQNAREETATVLSQEEFEAYQMLEFEVVMDENYPFLGPERVVITVGGPPGEAPPELADRLHERINRHTEEEVAVEIRYVGLVER from the coding sequence GTGCGGCTCGTTCAGTTGACAGTGCCGACGGGCAAGCGGGAGACGATCCTCGAGGCGCTCGACGACCGAGAGATCGACTACGTCCTGACCGACGAGGAGAGCAATCGGGGGTATACGGCGGTTGTCTACTTTCCGCTGCCGAACGCGGCGGTCGAACCCGTCCTCGACGAACTGCAGGACGCGGGCGTCGACGAGGACGCCTACACGGTCGTCGTCGACGCGGAGACGGTCGTCTCGCGGCGCTTCGAGACCCTGAAGGAGGAGTACGAGAACGGCGACGTCGAGACTGACCGGATCTCGAGGCAGGAGCTCCAGTCCGAGGCCGACTCGCTGACGCCGACGTTCGCGGTCTACTCGATCATGACGGTCATCAGCGCCGTCGTCGCGACGGCGGGCCTCTTCCTCGATTCGCCGGCGGTCGTCGTCGGCTCGATGGTGATCGCGCCGCTGATCGGGCCGGCGCTCGGACTGAGCGTCGGCTCGGTGATCGACGACGAGGAACTGTTCCGGGAGAGCCTCTACTACCAGATACTCGGCATTCTCCTCGCGATCGCTGCGGCCGCGGTGTTCGCCTGGACCGTCCGGATGACCAACATCGTTCCACCGGGGCTCAACCTCAGCGAGGTCGGCGAAATCTCCGAACGACTCGCGCCCGACCTCCTCTCGCTGGCGATCGCGCTGGGCGCCGGCGTCGCGGGAATCATCAGCATCGCGACGGGGACCGCCGTCGCGCTGGTCGGTGTCATGATCGCCGCGGCGTTGATTCCGCCCGCCGCGGCGGCCGGTATCGCCATCGCGTGGGGCCAGCCCTCGGCCGCCATCGGCTCGACCGCGCTCGTGTTCGTCAACGTCCTCTCGGTGAACCTCGCCGGCCTCGTGACGCTGTGGTGGGCCGGCTACCGGCCGGAGAACCTGTTCTCGCTCGGGGAGACGGAACAGCGCGTCCGTCGACGGGTGCTCGGACTGGCCGTGATCGTCCTCGTCTTCGCCGTCTTCCTCGGCGCCATCTCCTACTCGTCGTACACCGTCTCCACGTTCGAGCAGAACGCCCGCGAAGAGACCGCAACGGTCCTCTCGCAAGAGGAGTTCGAGGCGTATCAGATGCTCGAGTTCGAGGTGGTCATGGACGAGAACTACCCGTTCCTCGGCCCCGAGCGCGTCGTCATCACCGTCGGTGGGCCGCCCGGGGAGGCGCCGCCAGAGTTGGCCGATCGGTTACACGAGCGGATCAACCGCCACACCGAGGAAGAGGTGGCCGTCGAAATCAGATACGTCGGCCTCGTCGAGCGCTGA
- the ddh gene encoding D-2-hydroxyacid dehydrogenase translates to MEFELERLGVHESVEAVFPPSELADYLTDLPATVDVIGDDEIAARDAVVTLEYHPDCLECAWVHSIQSGVDRFPFDEFESNGVVLTNSTGIHGRSVGETVAGYLLSFSRRLHDLVANQTERRWERPAWDDGFTLPGKTACVVGTGTLGRGVAETLGGLGLEVRGVRRSDESVPGFDEIYTDDRLLEAIEGVEFVIVTVPLTEETHHRFDGEVFETMRDDAYFVNVARGPVVDEPALIDALESDSIAGAALDVFEEEPLPEESPLWGMDEVIVTPHCAAYTRDYFRDVGDIVRENVSRLGTGEAFHNRVV, encoded by the coding sequence ATGGAATTCGAACTCGAGCGACTCGGGGTGCACGAATCGGTCGAGGCGGTGTTTCCGCCGTCGGAACTCGCGGACTACCTCACCGATCTCCCGGCCACCGTCGACGTGATCGGCGACGACGAAATCGCGGCCCGCGACGCGGTCGTCACCCTCGAGTATCACCCGGACTGCCTCGAGTGTGCGTGGGTCCACTCCATCCAGTCAGGCGTCGATCGGTTCCCGTTCGACGAGTTCGAGTCCAACGGCGTGGTGCTGACGAACAGCACGGGGATCCACGGGCGGAGCGTCGGCGAGACGGTCGCGGGCTACCTGCTCTCGTTCTCGCGGCGCCTCCACGACCTCGTCGCGAACCAGACGGAGCGTCGCTGGGAGCGCCCCGCGTGGGACGACGGGTTCACGCTGCCCGGCAAGACCGCCTGCGTCGTCGGCACCGGAACGCTCGGCCGCGGCGTCGCCGAGACCCTCGGCGGACTCGGTCTCGAGGTGCGGGGCGTTCGCCGCTCCGACGAGTCCGTTCCGGGCTTCGACGAGATCTATACCGACGATCGGCTGCTCGAGGCGATCGAGGGCGTCGAATTCGTGATCGTCACGGTGCCGCTGACCGAGGAGACCCACCACCGATTCGACGGCGAGGTTTTCGAAACCATGCGCGACGACGCCTACTTCGTCAACGTCGCACGCGGCCCCGTCGTGGACGAACCGGCGCTGATCGACGCCCTCGAGTCCGATTCCATCGCGGGCGCGGCGCTGGACGTCTTCGAGGAGGAGCCCCTACCCGAAGAGTCGCCGCTGTGGGGGATGGACGAGGTGATCGTCACGCCCCACTGCGCGGCCTACACGCGAGACTACTTCCGCGACGTCGGCGATATCGTCCGCGAGAACGTCTCGCGACTCGGGACCGGCGAGGCGTTCCACAACCGCGTCGTCTGA
- a CDS encoding GNAT family N-acetyltransferase: MAPQVTIREATVDDAEAISDVHAAAIREEGSEGYTDRQVEAWLANVHPERYPLEEDGFQIVVAEREGDDGDGGDPIGFGLLDCEPPDVDDDRTGQIGAVYVHPDHAREGVGTAILTDLESAAREAGLETLVLTASRNAIGFYEQRGYEGVETVSLEMSDDVALACLRMRTRLKDGPSR; this comes from the coding sequence GTGGCACCGCAGGTGACGATCCGGGAGGCGACCGTCGACGACGCCGAAGCGATCAGCGACGTGCACGCGGCCGCGATCCGCGAGGAGGGGAGCGAGGGCTACACCGACCGGCAGGTCGAGGCGTGGCTCGCGAACGTCCACCCGGAACGGTACCCGCTCGAGGAAGACGGCTTTCAGATCGTCGTCGCCGAACGCGAGGGCGACGATGGCGACGGCGGCGATCCCATCGGATTCGGCCTGCTCGACTGCGAACCTCCCGACGTCGACGACGACCGGACCGGCCAGATCGGCGCGGTGTACGTCCACCCCGATCACGCTCGCGAGGGCGTCGGTACCGCGATCCTCACCGACCTCGAGTCGGCCGCACGGGAGGCGGGCCTCGAGACGCTCGTCCTGACGGCCTCGCGGAACGCCATCGGCTTCTACGAGCAACGGGGCTACGAGGGGGTCGAGACGGTTTCGCTCGAGATGAGCGACGACGTGGCGCTGGCGTGTTTGCGGATGCGGACGCGATTGAAAGACGGACCGTCGCGATAG